The following are encoded in a window of Arachis duranensis cultivar V14167 unplaced genomic scaffold, aradu.V14167.gnm2.J7QH unplaced_Scaffold_165934, whole genome shotgun sequence genomic DNA:
- the LOC127739588 gene encoding uncharacterized protein LOC127739588 isoform X2 yields MATVVGEALLSAAVEALVGKISIEISEFYRSKNLDESLLKKLNVMLLSLHAFLNDAEEKQISNPAVKAWMDQLTQALFDADDLIDDIATEALRRKVEARFHQTVTAKMQKVLSSPFKWPYREINSKMQKLFERALCRESTQPSIGKRWSLAMFGVQHLQILLLMILLFVGEMMKNRILKSTCCQKMLLLIVAVK; encoded by the exons AGTTGGCAAGATCTCCATTGAGATTTCGGAGTTCTATCGGAGCAAGAATCTCGATGAATCGCTGCTGAAGAAGCTGAATGTGATGCTGTTAAGTCTTCATGCTTTTTTGAATGATGCTGAGGAGAAGCAGATCAGCAACCCTGCTGTGAAGGCATGGATGGATCAACTCACTCAAGCTCTCTTTGACGCCGATGACCTCATCGACGACATCGCCACGGAGGCTCTCCGACGCAAAGTGGAAGCCCGCTTTCATCAAACTGTCACTGCTAAG ATGCAGAAGGTCCTCTCCTCTCCTTTTAAGTGGCCTTACCGAGAGATTAATTCCAAGATGCAGAAATTATTTGAAAGAGCACTTTGCAGAGAGAGCACACAACCTTCCATTGGAAAAAGGTGGTCTCTGGCAATGTTTGGCGTGCAACACCTACAAATTCTGCTGTTGATGATTCTGTTATTTGTGGGAGAAATgatgaaaaacagaatcttaAAGAGTACTTGCTGTCAGAAGATGCTGTTGCTGATAGTGGCAGTAAAATAG
- the LOC127743878 gene encoding putative disease resistance protein At3g14460 — MAAAIVGEALLSAVVEALVGKISTEISEFYQSKKLDESLLEKLKLTLLSLHAFLDDAEEKQIKIASVKAWLDELTQALFDADDLIDDIATEALRRKVEARYHQTVSSKVRKVLSSPFKWPYREINSKMQKLFERLEHFAQRAHNLPLEKGVSGNVWRATPTNSAFDDSAICGRNDEKQNLKEYLISEDAADDGGNKIGVLAIVGMGGLGKTTLAKLLYNDAQVNEKFDAKAWASVSKDFDVVKLAKSLLESVTSAAITLDNFDTLRAELQKKLSDKRFLLVLDDIWNARYVDWTNLMHIFNVGQMGSKIIVTTRHQNIVDIVKAMRTCHLEPLANEDCWTLLSKHAFRAPKCTELSSNLEEIGRKIAQKCGGLPLAAVAVGSLLSTKLSTEQWSKVLNSNIWHLTGDEVQPALLLSYHFLPAYLKQCFAYCAIFPKNSELHKEKLVQLWMAQGFVYVYQNEKSIEEVGGEYFDELVARSLILRSAGGEHFEMHDLINDLATMVSSSYCKRHDNEMELRNLNKIRHLSYDKSMFNHFGELDSLHGLKGLRTLTALPFEFNLTVWGHHLANGVLHELLVALKQLRVLSLSDYRNITVLPNSIGDLKHLRYLDLSCTRIERLPSAICKLYNLQTLLLTCCKDLTELPEEMGKLVNLRHLAIDYCWALTKLPEEMGKLVNLRRLDIHGTELQEIPVDITKLENLQSLSRFIVSKQQNGLKLAEMRKFPHLQGQLCISKLENVNDPSDACQANLKEKKQIKELLLEWSDSTLEDSHQVVLEHLQPSTNLKKLTVTCYGGTSFPNWLGDSSFGNIVRLWIEDCRHCSSLPPLGRLHSLKELFFRDMRSVKSIGSEFYGGNSPSFQPFPSLETLSFGSMEEWEEWNMIDGITTEFPRLSYLSLISCPKLKGNLPSNLPCLLTLVVDDCCVLESEFSGKVDNRNIMRPLNVFNFNSLQELSLLRIPSLTSFPSNGLPKALKKLFILGCESLEFPSHEFLQSCKALEDLSIMSSCCSLKSFPLGSLPVLKRLELSDCKKLKSISILEEEAASQSLMFLEHLEVDECPELESISLLDLCTPNLSSFWKRVCLSI, encoded by the exons ATGGCTGCTGCAATTGTGGGAGAAGCGTTGCTCTCAGCTGTTGTGGAAGCTTTAGTTGGCAAGATCTCCACTGAGATTTCGGAGTTCTATCAGAGCAAGAAACTTGATGAATCGCTGCTTGAGAAGCTTAAATTGACGCTGCTTAGTCTTCATGCTTTTCTGGATGATGCTGAGGAAAAGCAGATCAAGATTGCTTCCGTGAAGGCTTGGCTTGATGAACTCACTCAAGCTCTTTTTGACGCCGATGACTTGATCGATGACATCGCCACCGAAGCTCTCCGTCGCAAAGTGGAAGCCCGCTATCATCAAACTGTCAGTTCTAAG GTGCGAAAGGTCCTCTCCTCTCCTTTCAAGTGGCCTTACCGAGAGATTAATTCCAAGATGCAGAAGTTGTTTGAAAGACTAGAGCATTTTGCACAGAGAGCACACAACCTTCCATTGGAAAAAGGTGTTTCTGGCAATGTTTGGCGTGCAACACCTACAAATTCTGCTTTTGATGATTCTGCTATTTGTGGAAGAAATgatgaaaaacagaatcttaAAGAGTATTTAATATCAGAAGATGCCGCTGATGATGGTGGCAATAAAATAGGAGTGCTTGCCATTGTTGGCATGGGAGGGCTCGGGAAAACGACCCTGGCTAAACTCTTATACAATGATGCTCAAGTTAATGAAAAGTTTGATGCGAAAGCGTGGGCATCTGTCTCAAAAGATTTTGATGTTGTCAAGTTGGCAAAATCTCTTCTTGAATCTGTCACATCTGCAGCAATAACTTTGGATAACTTCGATACCTTGCGAGCAGAATTGCAAAAGAAGTTGTCGGATAAAAGATTTCTGCTTGTGTTGGATGATATATGGAATGCACGGTATGTTGATTGGACCAATTTGATGCACATTTTTAATGTTGGTCAAATGGGAAGCAAAATCATTGTTACAACACGACATCAGAATATTGTGGATATTGTAAAAGCTATGCGGACTTGCCATCTGGAACCACTGGCAAATGAAGATTGTTGGACTTTGCTTTCCAAACATGCATTTAGAGCACCCAAATGCACTGAACTGTCATCCAACCTTGAAGAAATTGGTAGAAAAATTGCCCAAAAGTGTGGTGGCTTGCCATTAGCTGCGGTTGCTGTGGGGAGTCTTCTTAGCACAAAGTTATCAACCGAGCAGTGGAGCAAAGTGTTAAACAGCAACATTTGGCATCTGACAGGGGACGAGGTGCAACCAGCTCTTTTATTGAGCTATCATTTCCTTCCAGCTTATTTGAAACAATGCTTTGCTTATTGTGCAATTTTCCCAAAGAACTCAGAACTGCACAAAGAGAAGTTAGTTCAGCTATGGATGGCACAGGGATTTGTTTATGTGTACCAAAATGAGAAAAGCATTGAAGAAGTAGGCGGTGAATACTTTGATGAACTAGTGGCAAGGTCATTGATACTACGTTCTGCGGGTGGGGAACACTTTGAAATGCATGACCTCATCAACGATTTGGCAACCATGGTTTCTTCCTCATATTGTAAGAGGCATGACAATGAAATGGAACTCAGAAATCTAAACAAAATTCGTCATTTATCTTATGATAAAAGTATGTTTAACCATTTTGGCGAACTTGATTCCCTTCATGGATTGAAAGGCTTACGTACACTCACAGCATTACCGTTTGAATTTAACTTAACGGTATGGGGCCATCACTTAGCAAATGGAGTATTGCATGAGTTGTTAGTAGCATTGAAACAGTTGCGGGTGTTATCCCTGTCAGACTACAGGAATATCACTGTTTTGCCGAATTCTATTGGCGATTTAAAGCATTTGCGATACCTAGATCTATCTTGCACTCGAATTGAAAGGTTGCCTTCTGCAATATGCAAGCTCTATAATCTACAGACCTTGTTGTTAACTTGTTGTAAAGATCTTACTGAGTTGCCTGAGGAGATGGGAAAATTGGTGAATCTACGCCACCTTGCTATTGATTATTGTTGGGCTCTTACTAAGTTGCCTGAAGAGATGGGAAAATTGGTGAATCTACGGCGCCTTGATATTCATGGTACTGAATTGCAGGAGATTCCCGTAGACATAACCAAACTAGAAAATCTGCAAAGTCTGAGTCGTTTTATTGTCAGCAAACAACAAAATGGGCTAAAGCTTGCAGAAATGAGAAAATTTCCCCATTTACAAGGTCAACTCTGCATCTCAAAACTCGAAAATGTTAATGATCCGTCTGATGCTTGTCAAGCTAATTTGAAGGAGAAAAAGCAAATTAAAGAGTTATTGTTGGAATGGAGTGATTCCACTTTGGAAGACTCCCATCAAGTTGTACTTGAACATCTGCAACCCTCAACTAATTTGAAGAAATTGACCGTTACATGCTATGGTGGAACTAGTTTCCCAAATTGGTTGGGTGATTCCTCGTTTGGCAACATAGTGCGTTTGTGGATTGAAGATTGTCGTCATTGTTCTTCATTGCCACCTCTGGGACGACTACACAGTCTAAAAGAACTCTTCTTTCGGGATATGAGATCAGTGAAGAGTATTGGGTCTGAATTTTACGGAGGTAATTCCCCTTCATTCCAACCGTTTCCCTCCTTGGAGACTTTGAGTTTTGGGTCGATGGAAGAATGGGAGGAATGGAACATGATAGATGGTATAACTACTGAGTTCCCCCGTCTGTCATACCTATCTCTCATAAGCTGTCCGAAGCTGAAAGGAAATTTACCCAGCAATCTTCCTTGCTTGCTTACACTTGTTGTAGACGATTGTTGTGTACTGGAATCAGAGTTTTCAGGAAAAGTGGATAACAGAAACATAATGAGACCATTGAATGTATTCAATTTTAACTCTCTTCAAGAGTTATCTCTCCTTCGAATTCCTTCTCTGACGTCCTTCCCGAGCAATGGTCTGCCCAAAGCGTTAAAGAAACTTTTTATCCTAGGCTGTGAGAGCCTTGAATTCCCAAGTCATGAGTTCCTTCAGAGTTGCAAAGCACTTGAGGATTTGTCCATAATGAGTAGCTGTTGCTCGCTGAAGTCATTTCCCTTAGGTTCTCTCCCTGTGCTCAAGCGTCTCGAGCTTTCGGATTgtaaaaaattgaaatcaatttcaattttggaagaagaagcagcaagcCAATCTCTCATGTTTCTTGAACATCTCGAAGTAGATGAGTGTCCTGAACTGGAGTCGATTTCCCTACTCGATTTGTGCACTCCTAACCTGAGTTCTTTTTGG AAGAGGGTTTGCCTATCAATTTAA
- the LOC127743879 gene encoding rRNA (cytosine-C(5))-methyltransferase NOP2C, with protein sequence MEEDAPTLPLPEAFLQFLEANDLDPSIYTAIDSTPRFIRLKPGFDACVEEVEKEVKCKLEKVQWLQGFYSLPPHVQIAGSRAYQEGKIYGIDASSGAAVMALNVSPGDHVLDLCAAPGAKLCMILDLLGDLGSVTGVDVARHRLAACRTMLQKYALGDRCRLFVADGTTFSVIPVGSRSDCKPFESGLEEKDDVFKEWTSRRPWKERRKANRSGIPQSLSKSQPPELIYYGRHSGVIGLAKGELYKTVSDVEMGSHGYDKVLVDAECTHDGSVKHIQKFKNWGWGTFQRRVLDAERTDNLHVLQLNLLRNGFRLLKVGGSLVYSTCSLTLTQNEDVVEHFLKENVNAELAEIDGARNWPCKSGGIPKTWRFDPLTSQTSGLFVAKFTKIAI encoded by the exons ATGGAAGAAGACGCTCCAACGCTGCCATTGCCAGAAGCTTTCCTTCAATTCCTCGAAGCCAATGACCTCGACCCTTCGATTTACACTGCAATCGATTCCACCCCCCGATTCATTCG GTTGAAACCCGGATTTGATGCTTGTGTTGAAGAGGTTGAAAAAGAGGTGAAGTGCAAACTTGAGAAAGTGCAATGGTTGCAAGGGTTTTACTCTCTTCCACCGCATGTTCAAATTGCTGGTTCTAGGGCATATCAAGAAGGGAAA ATATATGGAATTGATGCATCTTCAGGAGCTGCTGTTATGGCTTTGAATGTATCACCTGGGGATCATGTCCTTGATCTATGTGCTGCTCCTG ggGCTAAACTTTGTATGATACTTGACCTGCTTGGGGACTTGGGCTCTGTGACCGGTGTAGATGTTGCAAGGCATCGTTTGGCTGCATGTAGAACAATGCTGCAGAAATATGCATTGGGTGATCGATGTCGGCTTTTTGTTGCTGATGGAACAACATTTTCAGTTATTCCTGTGGGATCTCGTTCTGATTGCAAACCAT TTGAATCTGGATTGGAAGAGAAAGATGATGTGTTCAAGGAGTGGACCTCAAGAAGACCATGGAAAGAGAGGAGAAAAGCAAATAGAAGTGGTATTCCACAGTCACTGTCGAAGTCTCAGCCTCCTGAGCTCATATATTATGGTCGGCATTCGGGAGTAATTGGTCTTGCTAAAGGAGAGCTATATAAGACTGTATCTGATGTTGAGATGGGAAGTCATGGATATGACAAG GTCCTTGTGGATGCAGAGTGTACTCATGACGGCTCAGTTAAACATATTCAGAAGTTTAAAAATTGGGGATGGGGGACTTTTCAACGTCGGGTACTAGATGCAGAGAGGACTGATAACTTGCATGTTCTGCAG TTGAATCTTCTTCGTAATGGTTTCAGACTACTAAAAGTTGGAGGCTCACTTGTTTACAGCACTTGCAG CTTAACATTGACTCAGAATGAAGATGTGGTGGAACATTTCTTGAAGGAAAATGTAAATGCTG AGTTGGCAGAGATAGATGGTGCCAGAAATTGGCCTTGCAAAAGTGGTGGGATACCAAAAACATGGCGATTTGATCCCTTAACATCTCAAACTAGTGGACTTTTTGTTGCCAAGTTCACAAAAATAGCCATTTGA
- the LOC127739588 gene encoding putative disease resistance RPP13-like protein 1 isoform X1: MGELVNLRRLDIHGTNLQELPVEILKLENLQALTGFVVSKQHNGLKLTEMRKFPNLQRKLCISKLENVIDPSDAYQANLKEKKQIEKLLLEWSDSILEDSQQVVLEYLQPSTNLKKLNIKCYGGTSFPRWLGDSSFGSLLSLRIEDCRHCSSLPPLGQLKCLKELFISSMKSVMTIGSEFYGSNPPSFQPFPSLETLSFNSMTEWEEWNLIDGLTTEFPRLSYLSLSSCLKLKGNLPNNLPCLIQLVVEDCPLLGSQISGEVDGRNIMTPFNLFTEHILHFNFLQ, translated from the coding sequence ATGGGAGAATTGGTGAACCTACGCCGCCTTGATATCCACGGCACTAACTTGCAGGAGTTGCCAGTAGAGATACTCAAACTAGAAAATCTACAAGCCCTGACTGGTTTTGTTGTTAGCAAACAACACAATGGACTGAAGCTCACAGAAATGAGAAAATTTCCCAATTTACAAAGGAAACTCTGCATCTCAAAACTAGAAAACGTTATTGATCCATCTGATGCTTATCAAGCCAATTTGAAGGAGAAAAAGCAAATTGAAAAGTTATTGTTGGAATGGAGTGATTCCATTTTGGAAGACTCCCAACAAGTTGTACTTGAATATCTGCAGCCCTCAACAAATTTGAAGAAACTGAATATTAAATGCTATGGTGGAACTAGTTTCCCAAGATGGTTGGGTGATTCCTCATTTGGCAGCCTACTGAGTTTGAGGATTGAAGATTGTCGTCATTGTTCTTCACTGCCACCTCTTGGACAACTGAAATGTCTAAAAGAACTCTTCATTTCAAGCATGAAATCAGTGATGACTATTGGGTCTGAATTTTATGGAAGCAATCCCCCTTCATTCCAACCGTTTCCCTCCTTGGAAACTCTGAGTTTTAACTCGATGACAGAGTGGGAGGAATGGAACTTGATAGATGGGTTAACTACTGAATTTCCCCGTCTATCATACCTATCACTGAGTAGCTGTCTAAAGCTGAAAGGAAATTTACCCAACAATCTTCCTTGCTTAATTCAACTTGTTGTAGAGGATTGTCCACTACTAGGATCACAAATTTCAGGTGAAGTGGATGGCAGAAACATCATGACACCATTCAATCTATTTACTGAACACATTCTTCATTTCAACTTTcttcaataa